The following proteins are co-located in the Schistocerca nitens isolate TAMUIC-IGC-003100 chromosome 2, iqSchNite1.1, whole genome shotgun sequence genome:
- the LOC126235650 gene encoding cuticle collagen 1-like has translation MSTDSKTDLDTMVLADVQRASETCGCLPVGGAGAGAPATAVESLLRSPAGCDSGSGEEQRRAEAQAFARHSRQKPGSQAEAGCDRPQKPGSQAEAGCDRPQKPGSQAEAGCDSPQKPGSQAEAGCDRPQKPGSQAEAGCDRPQKPGSQAEAGCDSPQKPGSQAEAGCERPQKPGSQAEAGCDRPQKPGSQADTGCDSPQKPGSQADTGCDSPQKPGSQAEAGCDPTRRAPHVG, from the exons CGGGCGTCGGAGACGTGCGGCTGTTTACCTgtaggcggcgccggcgccggcgcccctGCCACCGCTGTGGAAAGCCTGCTGCGCTCACCTGCGGGCTGTGACTCGGGCAGCGGAGAGGAGCAGCGGAGAGCAGAGGCACAGGCTTTCGC GCGGCACAGCCGGCAGAAGCCAGGGAGCCAGGCCGAGGCTGGCTGCGACAGACCGCAGAAGCCAGGGAGCCAGGCCGAGGCTGGCTGCGACAGACCGCAGAAGCCAGGGAGCCAGGCCGAGGCTGGCTGCGACAGCCCGCAGAAGCCAGGGAGCCAGGCCGAGGCTGGCTGCGACAGACCGCAGAAGCCAGGGAGCCAGGCCGAGGCTGGCTGCGACAGACCGCAGAAGCCAGGGAGCCAGGCCGAGGCTGGCTGCGACAGCCCGCAGAAGCCAGGGAGCCAGGCCGAGGCTGGCTGCGAGAGACCGCAGAAGCCAGGGAGCCAGGCGGAGGCTGGCTGCGACAGACCGCAGAAGCCAGGGAGCCAGGCGGATACTGGCTGCGACAGCCCGCAGAAGCCAGGGAGCCAGGCGGATACTGGCTGCGACAGCCCGCAGAAGCCAGGGAGCCAGGCCGAGGCTGGCTGCGACCCGACCCGGCGCGCGCCACACGTCGGCTag